One window of Trinickia caryophylli genomic DNA carries:
- a CDS encoding low molecular weight protein-tyrosine-phosphatase has translation MKPVAICFVCLGNICRSPTAEAVLRAQIAAAGLEARIVVDSAGTGNWHVGEAPDARAQSAAQLRGYDLAPLRARQIGPDDFDRFDLIVAMDRANMAQLRAVCPPGLEAKLRLLMEFGSEPDVREVADPYFGAEDGFERVLDQCEAACRGLLDHLRVLAAREPA, from the coding sequence ATGAAACCCGTTGCCATTTGCTTCGTCTGCCTGGGAAACATCTGCCGCTCGCCTACCGCCGAGGCGGTGCTGCGTGCGCAGATTGCGGCAGCCGGACTCGAGGCGCGCATCGTCGTGGATTCGGCGGGCACGGGCAACTGGCACGTCGGCGAGGCGCCGGACGCCCGCGCGCAGTCGGCGGCGCAGTTGCGAGGCTACGACCTTGCACCGCTGCGCGCGCGGCAGATCGGGCCTGACGATTTCGATCGGTTCGACCTTATCGTCGCAATGGATCGTGCGAATATGGCGCAGCTGCGCGCCGTTTGTCCCCCCGGGCTCGAGGCGAAGCTTCGGCTTTTGATGGAGTTCGGCAGCGAGCCCGACGTGCGTGAAGTTGCGGACCCCTATTTCGGCGCGGAAGACGGCTTCGAGCGCGTGCTGGACCAGTGCGAGGCGGCCTGCCGCGGTCTGCTTGATCACTTGCGCGTGCTGGCCGCGCGCGAGCCGGCATGA